The genome window gtctttGTTCAGCTataactcagtgaaacataagatatttgTTTTTAAAATCTGCCACGGTACTTATCCTAACCTATGTAAACAAATAATGTGTCGAGAAAGCAGTATCATAACACCGGAATTGACCAATGGCAGACACAAATTGGCGTTACCTGATAAAGGAACGTTCACATCAAGAAACGCCTCGAATTGCGGTTTGCAATTACACCATATTGCAAATTTCGAGCAGCTGAAGGACACATCTCACATGCAACCGGTAGAGtaagtttaaatgtaattttgtATAAACATTCTGTCTTGTAAGGACAATTTTATTTACACGATTTAGCAGGTATTCGTTTCAGGCTGTATATACACTAGTACCAATTATGTGTACAGCCTGATTTAATCAGACTCTTACCTATTGTTGCAACCTCTGACATAAAGACACGTCGGATGGAATTCGCAACCCTGTATAAATAAGACATGTGGAAGAATGAATGTGATACTTTAGACAATAGCAGTCTCTTGTAATAAGAATATAATCTAGCAGCAAGCCCTCCATGTCGTCGAGCACCACGACCCCAGATAAGAGCCAGGAGAGTCGATGGTTTAAGCCCCGCTGCGCCATCCTTGCAAGCCAACTAACTTTAGCTAGTAAGTCACACGTCTGTTTCCATTGCTACTTATTAATTCACGTACAACGATTAAAACATTTACAGCTGTGGTTATCAAGTTTATCGCAGGCGCGCTAACATTGGCTACCCTATCGCAAGCAAGCTAACAACTTTTTGATAATCAGTTGAATGATTACTCACGACAGGTCGGTGTTCTCAATGACAAATTTTACATTCTCATCCGTCAGTTCTGTGATCTTCACTATTGGCTGGTTAGCATACGGCATGGTTAACGTATGAGAAAAGCAATTTACATAAAAGTTTACACGTCTTGTCGGTCTAAAACAACGCCACCGGGAAGGCCTCAAATTGCTTACCGATTATTGGCCAAAATAAATCAATAAAGTCTGATTGGTCAGTCTTGGGGGGCGGGTTCTTTTTAACATCCGGGTCACACCCCCGTGACGTCTGGAAATATgttctaaaaaaataaataataattacaCCAAGATAAAATGCTAATTTATTGTAGGAACTCCTAGGGATAGGTGTTTATACACAGGATATCTAATATAGATCTGTTTCTTAGTTGACACATTCCGATTATGTTTTGTCCTTATCCTAAATCAATTTgggtgaaaaaaaaagaaaattgttCTGTTGTTTAAACTGTAATTTATTTAGGAACTCTCAATGGAGCCAAACAAAAATGTTTCAAATACAATCACATTTGTGTGTCCTTTATACAAAAGGGATAGGAGTGGGCGTGAGGGAAAACCGTTTTAAACACAAACTCCTGACTGTCAGAGATCAGAGGGGATGGTGGAACAGAAATAGCCATCGTTTCACCGTCTCTGGTTAATTCCGGTTAGATTTTTCAGCTGAAAAATAGAGAAATCTCCAGTCACTACTAAACACACAAAATACAATTGGAACTAAACAAATAAAGTGCCTGGTATTATCATTAAAACAATGCAGAATTTGAGAAAAAAATCCACCTAAGGTTACAAGCAATGAGGCTGTGCGTGTTCAAGACACAGATACAACATATCTTCACAATGCCTAGAGAAGCGTTTAAGCTGTCAATGTTATAATAATCCTTTTCTGTGCATCTCAAACATGCATATTCTCTCTAGCATCCTCACCGTAACAGCAGCTCCCATAAGCCCCTGCACCACTGCTTCTCCTGTAGATGCCGCCTACAGGACACAATAGCAAAAGCGATGTCAAATACACGTATTGAGTTCCCTTAATATAGGTTGCATACTAGTGAGGTCTTTCTAAtgatttttacatttcattactgGTGACCatttacactactgttcaaaagtttggggtcacttagaaattattgtttttgaaagaaaagcactttttgcctatttaaaataacatcaaattgatcagaaatacagtgcagacatggttaatgttgtaaatgactattgtagctggaaacggcagatttatttttaatagaatatctacataggcgtacagagacccattatcagcaaccatcactcctgtgtaccAATGGcacgttagctaatccaagtttatcattttaaaaggctaattgatcattagaaaggcTTTATAATGAtcatttagccttttaaaataacttgggttagctaacacaacgtgccattggaacaaaacttcagccgtttccagctacaatagtcatttacaacattaaatgtctacactgtatttctgatcaatttgatgtaaatttaatggacaaaaaatgtacttttctttcaaaaacaagaacatttataagtgaccctaaactttgaacggtagtgtatattaagAGACTATACAGACTGAGGAAATGGTACCTGTTTGGCGGCGTCGGCCATGTTGACAATATCCTGGATGCGGTTGTCAAGGAAGTTCCAGGTGTCCTGAAAGTCTTCTGAAGAGTCCTGTACCATCACCAGCTGTGTGGTGTTATAGATCCCTGTCAGTACAGCTCGTTTTGTATACCAGTTCAACTGAGATGGGAACAGAGGGTAAACTGAAAAAAATGGATTTTGATAAACAGACATAGTGGTTGTTGAGACTATACTAAAACCTTCATCATGATGGAAATATAAGTATTTGGATTAGACAAATGTCAGTAGCACACACATGTAAAATAGAGATATTATAAAGCATAGGAGATGGATTAAAGGAGTAAACTGTGCTAAGAGGGAGAGGTGGTGAGTAGTAACCTTTGCAGAGGCAGGACAGATAGTATGAGGTGATGATGAAAGGGGGTGAGGAAGACATGGGGAAAAGGGTACTTAGGCTAAGGGGATCGACTCACATCTGTGGAGCGGTCTCCAGCATAGTACCAGATATCATCCACCAGGGTGGAGAGGTGCTTCAGACTGTTTGGTATGTTGTGTGGCAGAAACAGAATACTCAAAGCCTGGAGAAAGGGAGATGTACTTTAATCAGCAGAAAAAAACAGATGTTACAGAGTGTAATATATATGTTTTAATATAATTGGGAGAGACTAAGAATGTGGATGGCAGTGATACATTTCTTCTAAGTAAGCTGTATGGCACATTTGTGCACAGCTCATACTGGCTGGAACTGAGAAAATGGAattgcatcaaacacatggaaaccatttgTTTGATACCACTCCAACTATTCCGCTCCAACCACTACCACAAGCCAGTTCTCCCCaactaaggtgccaccaacctcctgtggtgtacaGGTGTAATAAATGGTTGCCTCTATTAGTGTGTCAGGAAGACGTTACAAGATTAGGCTACCTTATATCAAGGAGAAGCTTGAACTTGTTCAAGGTGAGGGGATTAACTGTCAGTTGTCAAGGTCTAGGGCACATAGGGCCCAATTATTATCCTGTGTTGTGTGCAAGATACCTGTGGCCAATTATTTATGTATGGGGTCAACATCCTCAATCTGGTTTCCACTGCATCCCTAAGAAACTCAGCAGTTTTCTTTGGTCTGCAAGAAATTCTGCAGTTAACACATgctcacatacagtggggcaaaaaagtatttagtcagccaccaattgtgcaagttctcccacttaaaaagatgagagaggcctgtaattttcatcataggtacacttcaactatgacagacaaaatgaggaaaaaaaatccagaaaatcacattgtaggatttttaattaattaatttgcaaattatggtggaaaataagtatttggtcaataacaaaagtttctcaatactttgctatataccctttgttggcaatgacagaggtcaaacgttttctgtaagtctaaacaaggttttcacacactgttgctggtattttggcccattcctccatgcagatctcctctagagcggtgatgttttggggctgttgctgggcaacacggactttcaactccctccaaagattttctatggggttgagatctggagactggctaggccactccaggaccttgaaatgcttcttacgaagccactccttcgttgcccgggcggtgtgtttgggatcattgtcatgctgaaagacccagccacgtttcatcttcaatgcccttgctgatggtaggctttgttactttggtcccagctctctgcaggtcattcactaggtccccccgtgtggttctgggatttttgcgcaccgttcttgtgatcattttgaccccacggtgtgagatcttgcgtggagccccagatcgagggagattatgagtggtcttgtatgtcttccatttcctaataattgctcccacagttgatttcttcaaaccaagctgcttacctattgcagattcagtcttcccagcctggtacaggtctacaattttgtttctggtgtcctttgacagctctttggtcttggccatagtggagtttggagtgtgactgtttgaggttgtggacaggtgtcttttatactgataacaagttcaaacaggtgccattaatacaggtaacgagtggaggacagaggagcctcttaaagaagaagttacaggtctgtgagagccagaaatcttgcttgtttgtaggtgaccaaatacttattttccaccataatttgcaaataaattcattaaaaatcctacaatgtgattttctggattttcttttctcattttgtctgtcatagttgaagtgtacctatgatgaaaattacaggcctctctcatccttttaagtgggagaacttgcacaattggtggctgactaaatacttttttgccccactgtacataccaATAACATACATGTTTAAATCCTAACTGCAATATCATTCTTCCACCTGCTAATTTTAGAGAGGGAACTTACTCTGCCTGACCAAGTTGGACCTGATTGTGATGCTCTGCCAGTtgctctgttagctgggtatTGGACTGAGCAATGAAGTGCAGGACCAGGTCCCCTGCCCCATTCTGAAACATTCcactggaggctgctgagagACCCAGGGTCTGCTCAGAGGAAAACAGTAATAGGAAAGCAACAATTATATTTAGTCACATTACCTTAACCTCTCCATCCACACAACTACAGTGAATCCAACTTCCCTAAACTCACTAACCTCAGCTCCTGCTGAAATGGCTTCAACAGTCCAACCATGTAGTGGGACAAAGTCCAGCGCAGCGTTAAGGACGCGCGCTTGTAGTTGCTCCTCTGTTTCATagtcttctccttcttctccactCTGGTCTACATAACTGcaccatcaaatcaaagtttatttgtcacgtgtggccaatacaacaggtgtagtagaccttacagtgaaatgcttacttacaggctctaaccaatagtgcaaaaaaggtattaggtgaacaataggtaagtaaagaaataaaaacagtaaaaagacagtgaaaaataacagtagcgaggctacatacagacaccggttagtcaggctgattgaggtagtatgtacatgtagatatggttaaagtgactatgcatatgatggacagagtagcagtagcgtaaaagaggggttggtgggtggtgggacacaatgcagatagcccggttagccaatgtgcaggagcactggttggtcaggccaattgaggtagtatgtacatggatgtataattaaagtgactatgcatatatgataaacagagtagcagcagcgtaaaagggacacaatgtaaatagtccgggtagccatttgattacctgttcaggagtcttatggcttgggggtaaaaactgttgagaagcctttttgtcctagacttggcactccgttaccgcttgccatgcgatagtagagagaacagtctatgactggggtggctggggtctttgacaatttttagggccttcctctgacaccgcctggtgtagaggtcctggatggcaggtagcttagccccagtgatgtactgggccggacgcactaccctctgtagtgcattgcggtcagaggccgagcaattgccgtaccaggcagtgatgcaaccagtcaggatgctctcgatgttgcagctgtagaatccTTTGAGGATCtcagaacccatgccaaatctttttagtttcctgagggggaataggctttgtcatgccctcttcacgatcatcttggtgtgtttggaccaatctagtttgttggtgatgtgggcaccaaggaacttgaagctctcaacctgctccactacagccccgtcaatgagaatggggatgtgctcggtcctccttttcctgtagtccacaatcatctccttattcttggttacattgagggataggttgttattctggcaccacccggccaggtctctgacctccctataggctgtctcgtcattgtcggtgacgttgttgtcgttgttgtgttgtctgcaaacttaatgatggtgttggagtcgtgcctggccatgcagtcgtgggtgaacagggagtacaggaggggactgagcacgcacccctggagggctccagtgttgaggattagcgtggcagatgtgttgctacctaccctcaccacctggggcggcccatcaggaagtccaggatccagatgcagagggaggtgtttagtcccaggatccttagcttagtgatgagctttgaggacacaatggtgttgaacgctgagctgtagtcaatgaatagcattctcacataggtgttccttctgtccaggtgggaaagggcagtgtggagtgcaatagagattgcatcatctgtggatctatttgggaagtatgcaaattggagtgggtctagggtttctgggataatggtgttgatgtgagccatgatcagccttacaaagcacttcatggctacagacgtgagtgctacgggtctgtagtcatttaagcaggttgtctttgtgttcttgggcacagagactatggtggtattacagactcaatcagggacatgttgaaaatgtcagtgaagacacttgccagttagtcagcacatgcccggagcacacgtcctggtaatccgtctgaccccgcagccttgtgtatgttgacctgtttaaaggtcttactcacgtcggctatgaagagcgtgatcacacagtcgtccggaacagctgatgctctcatgcatgcctcagtgttgcttgcctcgaagcgagcatagaagtgatttagtttgtctggtaggcttttgtcactgggcagctctcggctgtgcttccctctgtaatagtttgcaagctctgccacataagacgagcgtcggagctggtgtagtatgattcagtcttagccctgtattgacgctttgcctgtttgatggttcgtcgcagggcatagcaggatttcttgtaagcttacgggttagagtcccgcaccttgaaagcggcagctctaccctttagctcagtgcagatgttgcctgtaatccatggcttctggttggggtttgtacgtacagtcactgtggggacgacgtccttgatgcacttattgataaagccagtgactgatgttgtgtactcctcaatgtcaccGGAAGAAtactggaacatgttccagtctgtgatagcaaaacagtcctgtagtttagcatctgcttcatctgaccactttttttatagaccgagtcactggtgcttcctgctttaatttttgcttgtaagcaggaatcaggaggatagagttgtagtcggatttaccaaatggagggcgagggagagctttgtacgcgtctctgtgtgtggagtacaggtggtctagaatttttttccctctggttgtacatttaacatgttgatagaaatttggtagaaccgatttaagtttccctgcattaaagtc of Salvelinus fontinalis isolate EN_2023a chromosome 12, ASM2944872v1, whole genome shotgun sequence contains these proteins:
- the coq9 gene encoding ubiquinone biosynthesis protein COQ9, mitochondrial isoform X2, whose translation is MAALLQGLRVGKALRCLGSVVVPKTSSPQCNGLRRGLHCAELRLQEDKDKSIPVPPSPTTTFHEHYQAHPSEHDTATSTQEAAAEEAPQPNISYVDQSGEEGEDYETEEQLQARVLNAALDFVPLHGWTVEAISAGAETLGLSAASSGMFQNGAGDLVLHFIAQSNTQLTEQLAEHHNQVQLGQAEPKKTAEFLRDAVETRLRMLTPYINNWPQALSILFLPHNIPNSLKHLSTLVDDIWYYAGDRSTDLVMVQDSSEDFQDTWNFLDNRIQDIVNMADAAKQAASTGEAVVQGLMGAAVTLKNLTGINQRR
- the coq9 gene encoding ubiquinone biosynthesis protein COQ9, mitochondrial isoform X1, which encodes MAALLQGLRVGKALRCLGSVVVPKTSSPQCNGLRRGLHCAELRLQEDKDKSIPVPPSPTTTFHEHYQAHPSEHDTATSTQEAAAEEAPQPNISYVDQSGEEGEDYETEEQLQARVLNAALDFVPLHGWTVEAISAGAETLGLSAASSGMFQNGAGDLVLHFIAQSNTQLTEQLAEHHNQVQLGQAEPKKTAEFLRDAVETRLRMLTPYINNWPQALSILFLPHNIPNSLKHLSTLVDDIWYYAGDRSTDLNWYTKRAVLTGIYNTTQLVMVQDSSEDFQDTWNFLDNRIQDIVNMADAAKQAASTGEAVVQGLMGAAVTLKNLTGINQRR